The segment TTTTGCATTATTTCTGCGATGCTCACGGTTTTTGACTACCTCCGTTGTTTGCTCCCAACTCGGCGAGAACTTAACGTTTAGAATTATTTGTTTACAATTCTAAGGGTTTATGTCTAGCAATCAAGTATATTTTTGAAAAACAAAAAGGCGATTTAGGATTCAAATCCTTTTTTTTGACTATTTTTGTCCAAAACAAGCTATTTATCAAAAAAAGCTTTTATTTTGTGTCTTCTCTCTCTATGCGTTTCTTGTTTTTCTTGTGAAGATACATTGCTTGATCTCCTCGAACCAGTAAAGAGTCTAATGATTCATCTGAATTAGGATTATAGGTCACTTGACCGATACTAAAAGAAACTTGATAATGTTGTTGAGAGCGACTATTAAAGTTGGTTATGTTATCCAACAAGCGATCACCAATTTCTTGACTATGATCATCCTCTTCGGCCGCCGTTAAAATCGCAAATTCATCACCTCCTAAACGAGCAATAATATCGGTTTCTCGAAACGTTTGCTTAAGGATGTGAGCAGCATCTTTGATCATTTGATCCCCCAGTTCATGACCATAGGTATCGTTAGTGGGTTTTAAACCATCGAGATCAATGAAAAATAGGGTAGAGTAATAAGAACGTCGGTGAGCATTATCCAATTCTCGTTGAGCAAGGAAATTAAACCCACGTCGATTGGATAATTGGGTTAATTCATCGGTTAAAGATAGTTGTCGGACTTCTTCTTCGGCTTTGTGTCGTTCTATAATTTCTTCGCGCAAATGTTCATTCATGACTTGCAATTGAGTCGTCCGTTGTTTCACCCGCTCTTCTAACTCACTATAAAGCTGTACATTTTCCATGGCAATGGCGGTAGAATCGGCTAAGGCCTGAAGTAATTTGATTTCTTCTGAAGAGGGTTGATGATAATCTGACCAATAAATTCCAATAGCTCCGATGGGATCAATTTGACGAATGGGGGCTGTTAATAAACTTTTGACGAAAGTTGGTTCGTAAGCTTCGTAGGGAATGCGGCTATCTTGGGCAATATCATAAATAATAGCCGATTGCCGATTATTCATCGTCCATCCACCGATACAGATCCTGAGGGGAAAACGGCGACCTTTCCATAAAGGTGCGATCGCATCTTCATCGACATAGTGACAATTCTCTCCATCTCGCAAAATGAAGGTTGCACCATCAGATTGGGTTAATTGACGAGCTGATTGTTTAACAATATTCATTACAGTCTCTAAATTACGCGCTAAGGAAAGTTTTTGAACAATTACGATTAAATCTTCGATCTGAGCCGCGTACTTAGAAATTGTCTGTCCTCTCATGGTAATGACTCTCCGGTATTTGTTGGTTAATCTATTGTTCCCGTTTTTGGGAAATATTTAATATTTTCTTAATTAATCTTTAGCTTGGGATTTTTCAGGGAAAAATTACTCATTAATATATCCTTTGTGTTCTCGGTTTTTGGAAAAAATTATAGTCATTTTTTCGTCACCGAAAAACCGTTTATTTTCACAATTGCGTCTAACTTAAATGAGTTTTAATGACATCTTTATCTAATCATCGATACATTACGGTCAAAATTTAATGAATAAGGCATATCAAAAATATTTCTCAATATTAACAAATCTTTGAGAAAGCATTTTTATCCAAGATCAAATCAATAAATGTACAAAAATGACTAAAGTAGTCAAAATAAATAAGTATTTATACAAGATTGGTTAACAAAAGAAAATTCTATTCTTGAGTGAACAGAACATTTAATAAAAAATAACTATTATGTCTTGACATAGCGTCAGAAGTTTGCCAAATTAATAAGCAGTTTAATATTTTTCCTTGGGTATTGATGTAGGTTGCTTACCCAAAGTTGTTTATGTCAAAAATTTTGATAGGATCAAGGTATGAAGCCATCGATAAAGAAGCCAAAAGAAAACCTTGAATGGTCAAGGCAAGAATCGGTCTTAGATTTGCCCCTAGTTCTACAATCTATTACACCCTTCACCAAAGATGGTCAAATTTTGCAGTTAAGCAAGGCGTTTAAAAGAGAAGAATTTGCCCTAGGAGAAACTCTCATAACTGGCTACGAAAACTTAGAAAACTCATCTGAAAATTTGGCCAGTGATCGCTATTTGTATCTAATCATTCAAGGCAAAATTCGCCTCATCAGTTTTGATCAAACTAAGCAACGAGAAGTCCCCGTTCAACTCCTCACCAAAGGAGACACTTTTGGCGGAGAAAATGTATTACAACTCGCTTTTTTAGGGTATCGAGCCATCGCCGCAGAACCCGTTCAAGTTGCCCAAATTAGGGAAGAAAACCTCGCCCCTTGGCTGCAAAAACTGCCCCAACTCCAGAACACTTGGAAAACAGCCGCCCAAACGCGACAAACCCTAATTTTCTTGAAAACCCTCACAGAACTGCGATCGCTTTCAAGTCACCGTCTTAGTCAACTCCTACCCTATCTAGAAGAAAAATCCCTTAACCCCGGAGAGTCTTTCCCAGAAACCCATCACTATTGGCTCAAACAAGGACAAATTCAACCAGATTGCCTTACTCCTGGCAGTTCCTGGGGTTATCCTAACCCCATTCCTCCCGACTGGACAGCCCAAACTGAAGTCCAAGTCTATCAAGTCTCCCAGTCCCATTGGGAAACCGTCTGTAACCTAGCTCCAGTCTTACGGCCAGAAGAATCCTCCCCCATAAATCAGCCCTCCATCACCCCCAGAGGAGGCTCTAGAGGCGTTTTACCCACCCCAACCATCAATACTACAGTCCAGCGACCAATCTCCCCTGTGACGACAAAAAACGCAACTAGGGAGTCCCCGGAGATTGAGATAGACTTTCCCCAACCCCTAAAACGGCGGCCGAGTCTCTGGAGAAACTACCCCTTTATTGAACAGCAGAGTTCCTCCGACTGCGGCGCGACCTGTTTAGCCATGATTACCCAATATTGGGGAAAACGGGTCAGTTTGACCTTTTTGCGGAACCTAGCAGCCGTGGGGCGATCGGGAGCGTCTCTAAAAAACCTCGCTAGAGCCGCAGAAAGCCTCGGTTATCAAGCTCGTCCCGTGCGAGCGAGTTTAAATCGCTTAATTGAACAAAAAAACCCCTGGATCGCCCATTGGCAGGGGGATCACTACGTCGTAGTCTATCGGGTTCAGGGCGATCGCATCCTTATCGCCGATCCCGCGCGGGGGAAAAAAGTAATCTCCCGTGAAGACTTTCTGACCAGTTGGAGTGGTTACGCCCTGTTGTTAGACCCCACGGAACGGCTCAAGGAACTTCCTCAAGAAAAGCCATCCTTAGGCAGATTTATCAAATTATTGCTGCCCTACCGTTCCCTCGGTATCCAAGTGATCTTGGCTTCTTTCCTGATTCAGCTATTTGGGCTGGTTAGCCCGATGTTTACCCAGATTATTCTGGATAAGGTCGTTGTTAATAAGAGTTTCACCACGTTAAATGTCTTTGCTATCGGTCTTCTGATCTTTGGGGTGTGGAGTATTCTCTTAACGGCAATTCGGCAGTATTTACTGAGTTATTTGTCCAATCGCCTCGATTTAACCATGATTGGGGGCTTTATTCGCCATACGTTAATGTTGCCCCTCAAATTCTTTGCCTCGCGCCATGTGGGGGACATTCTTACCCGTGTCAATGAAAACCAGAAAATACAGCGATTTTTGCTCAATCAAGTCGTCTTAGCTTGGTTAGACTTCCTCATGGGCTTTGTTTATTTGGGGTTAATGTTCTATTACAACGTGCAGTTAACCTTGTTAATTCTGGCTCTAATTCCCCCCATTGTCCTCTTAACCTTAGCCTCGACTCCTCTATTACGGCAAGTGTCGCGGGATGTTTTCAATAAATCAGCCGCGCAAAACTCGTCCCTGGTAGAAACCATCACCGGGATAGACACTATTAAAGCCACTGCCTCAGAACGGGAGTTACGATGGCGATGGGAAGATCATTTAACCAGTTACCTTAATGTTCGTTTTCGCAGTCAAAAACTGGGTATTAACCTACAAGCGGCTAATAGTGCCATTAATTCTATCGGTAGCACCGCTTTACTGTGGTACGGGGCAACTTTAGTCATTCAGGATCAACTGACCATTGGTCAATTCGTGGCCTTTAATATGTTGATTGGTAAGGTACTCAGTCCTGTACTGTCTTTAGCGAACCTCTGGGATGAATTGCAAGAGGTGTTAATTTCCGTCGAACGACTCAATGATATTTTTGAGGCTGACCCCGAAGAAACACCTGAGAAGGCGATGTTAGTCTTACCAAGGATTAAGGGAGAGGTACGCTTAGAAAACGTCACATTTCGCTATGATAGCGATGAAGAGCGTAATACCTTACAGAATATCGCTTTTACTGCAAAACCTGGACAGACCATTGCGATTGTTGGACGCAGTGGTTCAGGAAAAAGTACCCTAGTCAAGTTATTGCAAGGATTATATTTACCCGATCGCGGCAATATTTGGATTGATGACCACGATCTTCGCCATATCTCCCCACCATCGTTGCGATCGCAATTAGGGGTAGTTCCTCAAGAGTGTTTTTTATTTTCAGGGACAATTCTCGAAAATATTACCCTCTATCGCCCAGAATTTAGCCTAGAGCAAGCAGTAACAGCCGCTAAACTAGCAGAAGCTCACACTTTCATCCAAGCAATGCCATTAGGTTACAATACCAAAGTGGGAGAACGGGGGACGAACTTATCGGGGGGACAACGCCAACGCATCGCTATTGCTAGGGCTCTGTTGGGAGAACCGAGAATTTTGATTTTAGATGAGGCCACCAGTTCCCTTGATACCGAGTCTGAACGACGATTTCAGGACAATTTAGCGCGTTTAAGCCGCGATCGCACCACTTTTATTATCGCCCATCGTCTTTCGACTGTTCGCAATGCTGACTTAATTTTAGTCCTAGATCGAGGGGTTCTTGCCGAACAGGGCAACCATCAACAATTGATGGCTAACCAAGGGATTTATTATCATTTGGCTCAACAGCAACTTGAACTGTAAAATTGTTCAAATTTTCTGTATCTTTTAAGCAGTTTTAGATAATTATGATTGGCTTTTTGTGCATAAATTAAAACTTATTGTTGAATTTTAGTCCTATAAAATACCCCAAAATAGACTTAAAAACCAACAATACTGGATTAAACGAGTAATTATCTGAAGCTACAACCCTATTTTAATCATATTTTTTTCTATTTTTTGTTCTTGATTGAGAATTGAGCTAATTTATGAATAAAACTTAATAAAAACCTGATTAATGGTTGCCAATTTGGCAGGTAAGTGAATTCAATAACCCGTAAGATACTAACAAGTGAAAAAACAAAAAGTTAGTAGCCCAATACTGACTCAAGGCAAAAGTTAGTTGATGTGTTCCCTACAAGTTTCTGGCGATTAGTTAATCGCGCCCTAACCTCTTTCTTTAAACTTCACCCATTAGTGATCAGGAAACCTTGAGTCATGCTAACAAGATTTATTTTGAAAAAAGTGATTTCTGGTCAAAAACATGAAATTATCCCCTAATTCTTCCCATGAAAACCTGGACTATCAGCAACCAGTGAACGGTTCCATTTCTGAAATGGGGTCTGAAGTCTCCCAAGAAGACATAACCTCAATTTATGGGGGTGTCGTTGGGTCTAGCCTACCGATATCTTCTATGGGGGTATCTTCGGCCTATCCTCTCCCGACTCCCCAAACCGAACCCAAGGTGACAGTCCCCCGTTGGTCTCCATCCGTCCACGATCTTCTAGACCAGCCCCCCGCTAGTTTACCCCAACGGTTAATCTATGGGGGGATCGCCTTTTGTCTCGCTTTTGGAACTTGGGCTTGGTTTGGAACCATCGAAGAAGTGGGTCATGCTCAGGGAAAATTAATTCCCCAAGGAGAAACCTACAAAATTCAACCGATAGAACTGGGCAAAGTCAAAAGCATTGAGGTCAAAGCAGGGGAAGAAGTTCAGGCCGGCCAGGTCATTATGGAATTGGATACGGAGTTAGCGCAAAAAGAAGTTGAGCAACACCAACAAATGCTCGCCGCTTATCAACTGGAGTTAGCGCAACAACAAATGTTGTTAGAAAGGGTACAATTAGAAGCCCAAACCCGCGCTGCCATGGCTTCAGCCGAACAAAATGCCCAACGGTCAGCGATCGCGTTAACCCAAGAAAAAATCGCCACGACCCGTCACCTGTTGGGTCAACAGCAGTCAGAAGCTTTGGCCTATCGCTCTCGACAACGGCAGTTACAACCCCTAACCTCAACGGCTCACGAACGCTTAGAGCAGCTTCAAGGGGAAGTTCTCGCCCATCAAGCGCGATTAGAACGGTTAAAACCCTTAGAAGAAGAGGGGGCGGTTTCTCAAGATTATATCTTTCAGGCTGAACAGGAACTACGCCAAACCCAACAACGCATTACCCAAAGTGTACTGCAAGAAGTCCCCAGTACCCAAGAACAACTGTTTCAAGCGGATCAGTCGTTACGCGACTTACAACGGCAGATAACGGAAAATAAAGGGGATCTAACGGCAGCTTTTAAAGATGCGGAGCGACTTACGGCAGAATTACATCAAAAACAAGCTCAGGCTGAACAAATGCAGTTGGAAGCCCAACAGAAAGCCCAAGAACTTGAAGTTGCCATTACCCAACTCAGAGGCAAAATCGCTGACACTCAAACCTTGCTCCTCGCTGCTCAAGCGAAGCTTAAGTATAAGTTTTTGAAGGCTCCTGTGGATGGGGTTGTGTTGTCCTTGGATGTGAAGCGTACCGGAGAAGTGATCGAAGCCGGGAAAATTGTCGCACAAGTTGCGCCCAATGGCGTTCCTTTGGTGTTATCTGCGCTACTGCCTAACCGTGAAGCGGGCTTTGTCGAATTGGGAATGCCCGTACAGGTTAAGTTAGATGCCTACCCCTATCAAGATTACGGCATTGTTTCAGGCCAGGTAACGAAGATTAGCGAAGATGCTGAGTCTGACGAAAAATTAGGGGAAGTGTATCGGGTAGAAGTGGACTTAGATCGGGATTATATCCAAGACAATCAGCAAAAAATCGCTTTTAAAGCAGGTCAGACGGGAACGGCTGACATTGTTATTCGCCGCCGACGGATTATTGATATCTTAATCGATCCTATTAAGAAAATCCAAGAAGATGGCATCAAGCTGTAACAACTTAAACCCAGTTAAATAACTTACTTTAATAATCGGAGAGAAATTGACAATGAATAGACGCTTTTCTAATGAATCTGGTAAAACGGATAAGGTGATGAAGGAGGAACAATTTGAGGAAATTGTTGCAGCGATTCTCAATGGTAAGTATTCTTGGGCTTGTGTCTTGATTTTAAAGTTTGCGGGTTATAATCCTTTACACTATATTCCTTATCGAACTTATAATCGACTGATTAAAGATAATTGTTTAAACAAACCATCAAGTCAAGAAAAAAATCAGAAAACTTTGAACAAGAGTTCTGACGATAATGGAGACGAATTTCATCGGATCTCTTATCATCAAAAGATTCGAGATCTCAGTTACCTAGAATCAGTGGATAAAAAAGCGGTCAAAGTGGCTGGAGGTTTTAGATATTTTTGGTGGTAAATCATTGAGAAGCTTTACCCTTCTTTAAAGCGGGAGCTTTCCCTTAAGCTGTTAAGTATCTAAATTGGTTGTTGAGAAAAGGCAGGAGGCAGAAAGTTTCGAGCAAATTATCAATACTCAGTTTAAATGCACAACAGCTTATTGCGAATCTGTTCTGTTCTCAACCTGAACAAGGAGGATTATAGCAAATGGGGATGCTTCTTTGACAATTACTTAAACCCCAACCATCTAGGATAGTTATGTCTACTAATAATTCTTCCTTCCCAGTAGAAGCTTTGTTAAAAACAGCGATCGCTAAACATCAAGGGAATCAATTAACTGAAGCTGAGTCTTTATATAGACAAATCCTCTATATCGTCAGTGAAGATCCTTTGAGTCAAAATTTATTAGATAAGCAAGATACTCAAGCGATGATTCTTAACAACTTAGGGATTGTACTTCAAGAAAAACAGCAATTTGAAGAATCGATTAATTGTTACTATCAAGCTTTAAGTATCAAACCCAATTGGGCTGATGTTCATAATGACCTGGGGATTGCTTTTGAAAAACTTGATAATCTAGAAGAGGCTTTTCAACACTATCAAAAAGCCTTAACACTTAATCCAAATCTAGCTCAAGCGAGTTTTAATATAGGGAATATCTTATACCAAAGAGGTTATTTTGAAGAAGCTTTAACTTATTATCAAAAAGCCTTAGAAATTAATCCTGATTTTAATTTAGCTCACTTTGCTCTTTTAATGAAACAGATTCCTTATATTTATTCAAGTTATGATGACTTGCAATTCAGGCGGACTAATTATCAAAATTATCTACAACACCTGGTCAAAATTGTTCAAAAAGCTTCCTTGGAAGAAAAGAATAATCTAGCTAAAGCAGTTGGTTCATCACAGCCTTTTTTTCTTCCCTATCAAGGATTAAATGATCGAGATTTACAGCAAATTTATGGAAACTTAATCTGTCATTTAATGGCTAGTTTATATCCCCAATGGAGTCAACCATTGGCTTTATCAACCCTAGAAGTTAACAGAAAAATTAGAATTGGGTTTGTATCGGGTTTTTTCCACAATCATTCGGTTTGGAAAATTCCCCTAAAAGGTTGGGTTAGAAATCTCGATAGAAGCCGTTTTGAATTATTTGCTTATTACACGAGTTATAAAGAGGATGGCGAAACTTTTATCGCCTCTAGATCATTTGATAAATTTATTCAGGGTCATCGGACAATTGAGCAGTGGTGCCAGACAATTGTAGAAGACAAACTACACGCTCTGATTTTTCCTGAAATTGGCATGGATACGGTAACTACTCAGATAGCTTGTTTACGACTAGCTCCCATTCAAATGACATCTTGGGGACATCCTAATACCAGTGGAATGCCAACGATTGATTACTATTTAAGTAGTGACTTAATGGAATCAGATACTGCTCAGGACTATTATACAGAAAAATTAGTCAGATTGCCCAATCTTTCCATTTATTATAATCCTCTAGAGTATGTACAGCCCAAGGCAATTTCTAAAGAGGATATTGGACTAAAAGTGGATGATGTTATGTTCTGGTGTTGTCAATCTCTTTACAAGTATTTACCGCAGCACGATGATGTTTTTCCTAAAATTGCTCAACAATTACCTAACAGTAAATTCGTCTTTATTGAAGGTCAAAAAAACATCAAAAATATAACTGAAATATTTGTCCAACGGTTAAGGAAGAGCTTTGAACAATTCGGGTTGAATTATCAAGACTATTGTATCTTTTTGCCCCGCATGGATGTCCCAACTTTTGCCGGAACTGCAGCTATAGCTGATATTAATCTTGATAGTTTAGGTTGGTCAGGGTGCAATTCTACCTTAGAATCAATTGCTCACAATATTCCTGTTGTTACCTTTGCTGCGGATTTTATGCGGGGTCGCCATACAATGGCAATTCTCAAAATGATAGGGATTGAGGAGACTATTGCTTCGAGTAAAGATAATTATATAGAGATTGCAGTTCATCTTGGTAAAGCTCCTCAATATCGCCAATTTATCTCCCAGAAAATTGCTCAAAATAAGTATAAATTATATAGCGATTTTCAACCTGTGATCGCTTTGGAGAATTTTATCTCAAATGCTGTCTATCAAAAATCCATTCAGTATGCTATTCAACTTCATCGGGCTAATGATTTAACAGGAGCAAAAGAAGCTTATAATCGAATTTTAGCTAGAGAAACTAAACATCCCGACTCGCTATACGGATTAGGGGTTTTAGCTCATCAAATCGGTGAATTTGATTACGCCGAACAGTTATTTAACGATCTCCTAAAAGTTCAGCCTAAATCAGCTAAAGCGTGGATGAGTTTAGGCAATTTATATCAGGAAAAAAAGCAGTTTTCTCAGGCAATTAACGCTTATCAACAAGCCTTATTCCTTGAACCCAATTTAGTAGCTGTTTATAATAATCTTGGGTATGTTTTACAACAGCAAAGTCAATGGGAAGAAGCGATCTCGTGTTATCAAAAAGCTTTAGAAATTCAACCTAATTGTGTTGAAGCTGAGATTAATTTAGCCAATGTTCTCCACTCTCAAAATAAGCTTCCGCCAGAACAACAAATACAATATGCTCAGTTGAATCTTCAATTAGGAATTAAACAAGAACAACAAGGAAATTTAGCCACAGCGATTGAGTGCTACCAACAAGGTATTAAACTACAACCTGAATCAGCCGAAATTTATCATAACTTGGGGGTTGCTTGGCAAAAGCAAGGAAAATTAGAAGAAGCGATCGCCGCTTATCAAAACGCTTTAGATCTCAATCCTCAGCAGGGAAAAACTTATTTCTCTTTAGGTCAAATTTACCAAGTTCAAAATCAGTTAAAAAAGGCATCTTCAGCTTACCAAAAAGGGTTAAAGTTAATCAATCCTCACTATGCTAAAGCTATCGCAGCAACAGAAATCAAGACTCGTTTATCACAACAAATAACCCCTGAGTTTTCCGAACAAACAGTTACTATCGGAGGTCATAATTTTCCAGCTATTCCTACTATTAGTGAGGGTGATAAAAAACGACCTTTTTGGTCTGTGGTTATCCCCATTTATAACCGTACTCAATATATTCTCGAATGTTTAGCCAGTGTCCTCGCTCAATGGCCTGGGGAAGATGAAATGGAAATCTTAGTCATTGATGATGCTAGTTCTATTCCTATTGCTGAACTCATTGAGGACATTGGAGGGGGAATTGTTAATTACTACCGCAATCCTAAAAATCGAGGACAATCGAAGAATGTGAATGGAGGAATTTCTCTAAGTCGTGGTCAGTGGATTCATGTACTCCATGACGATGACTTAATATTACCGGGTTTTTATGCCCAACTTAAGAAAAGTCTAGAAGGCTGTTCAGAATCTGTCGGTGCTGCTTTTACGGGTTATGAAAATATCAATGAAAAACAGGAGATTATTTTTTATCAGCAACCCTATGGAGAATATAGAGGCATCGCTCAAAATTGGTTAGAAAAGATTGGGGTATTTAATCCGTTAAATGTTCCCGCCGTGGTGATTCGTCGGGAAACCTATGAACACCTGGGAGGTTATCATTCCGACTTAAATTATACTACCGACTGGGAATTGTATAAACGCATCGCCAGTTTCTATGATTGGTGGGTTGAACCCCAAATTTTAGCTCGTTATCGCCAGCATTCAGCTAGTGTAACCCAGGAAATGTTCGAGATAGGAACTCAGGCTAAATGTATCCGCAAGGCTATTGATATCTCTGAGGCTTATTTACCAAGCGATCGCTGTTTGGAAATTACGGAAAAATCGCGTCGCCATTATTTTAATTATTGTCTAGAACTAGCGGCTATTCTTTTAAAAAAGGGAAAGATTAAGGAGACTTTTTATTTAGTACAAGAAATTCTCAAAATTGATCAATCACCTCAAGCTTTAGAACAGTTATTTTGCTGGTTAAATCAAGAGCAAGCTAGATCTATAAGAGATGAGATTGCATCACAGTTAATCAATCGAACATAAATAATATGAGGAGTCTCAAAAGCATGAAAACTGTTATTTATCAATCCTATAGAACAGAAAACGTTCCTTCTTGGATTACTCAATGTATGAAAACGGTCAAAGATTGGTCACAAGCCAATAACTTTGATTACCAGTTTATTGATGATCGGTTATTTGAATATGTACCTGAATGGTATCGCAAGAAAGTCAATAATCAAATTCATTTAACTTCTGACTTAGCTAGACTTAATCTGGCTAAAGAATATCTCTCAAAGGGGTATGATCGGGCAATTTGGATTGATGCGGATATACTCATATTCAATCAAGAGAAGTTTAATCTACCCATCGATCAGCCCTATCTATTTTGTCGAGAAATTTGGCTTGATTATGATAGGATAGGACAAAAAGTTACTTGCCAAACAAGAGTAAATAACTCTGTATCAGTATTTTTGAAAAACAATAGTTTACTGGATTTTTATATCCATGCTTGTGAAGAAATTGTTAAAAATAAAAGTCAAATTGTTAACATATCTGTTGGTACAGTTTTCCTAACGTTATTGTATCAAGCAATAGGAGGAGAATTAATCAATAATGTGGGGTTATTTAGCCCTTTTATTACTAATGATATTGCCCAGTGTCAGGGAATTTTTAGCTCAATTTATATGAAGGCTTTCGCTCATCCTATCTACGCGGCTAATCTCTGTACCAGTTTTAGGGAGATGAATTACTATGGGATAATTGTATCCGATGCCGTCTATGAACAGGCGATCAATAACTTATTACAAACTCAGGGAATGGTGGTCAACCAGTATTGTCCTGAAATAACCAACATTGAGCAGAAACTTACCATCAGAGAAGAAGATTATCGAACAATGGTTGTTTCTATTGAGGAAAACTCTCAACCGCTAGACAGAGAGGCTAACCTGGCTTTAGCGATTAGACTACATAAAGCCAATTTTTTGACAGAAGCCGAACAAATTTATCAGAACATTCTTA is part of the Rippkaea orientalis PCC 8801 genome and harbors:
- a CDS encoding HlyD family efflux transporter periplasmic adaptor subunit, which encodes MKLSPNSSHENLDYQQPVNGSISEMGSEVSQEDITSIYGGVVGSSLPISSMGVSSAYPLPTPQTEPKVTVPRWSPSVHDLLDQPPASLPQRLIYGGIAFCLAFGTWAWFGTIEEVGHAQGKLIPQGETYKIQPIELGKVKSIEVKAGEEVQAGQVIMELDTELAQKEVEQHQQMLAAYQLELAQQQMLLERVQLEAQTRAAMASAEQNAQRSAIALTQEKIATTRHLLGQQQSEALAYRSRQRQLQPLTSTAHERLEQLQGEVLAHQARLERLKPLEEEGAVSQDYIFQAEQELRQTQQRITQSVLQEVPSTQEQLFQADQSLRDLQRQITENKGDLTAAFKDAERLTAELHQKQAQAEQMQLEAQQKAQELEVAITQLRGKIADTQTLLLAAQAKLKYKFLKAPVDGVVLSLDVKRTGEVIEAGKIVAQVAPNGVPLVLSALLPNREAGFVELGMPVQVKLDAYPYQDYGIVSGQVTKISEDAESDEKLGEVYRVEVDLDRDYIQDNQQKIAFKAGQTGTADIVIRRRRIIDILIDPIKKIQEDGIKL
- a CDS encoding peptidase domain-containing ABC transporter, whose amino-acid sequence is MKPSIKKPKENLEWSRQESVLDLPLVLQSITPFTKDGQILQLSKAFKREEFALGETLITGYENLENSSENLASDRYLYLIIQGKIRLISFDQTKQREVPVQLLTKGDTFGGENVLQLAFLGYRAIAAEPVQVAQIREENLAPWLQKLPQLQNTWKTAAQTRQTLIFLKTLTELRSLSSHRLSQLLPYLEEKSLNPGESFPETHHYWLKQGQIQPDCLTPGSSWGYPNPIPPDWTAQTEVQVYQVSQSHWETVCNLAPVLRPEESSPINQPSITPRGGSRGVLPTPTINTTVQRPISPVTTKNATRESPEIEIDFPQPLKRRPSLWRNYPFIEQQSSSDCGATCLAMITQYWGKRVSLTFLRNLAAVGRSGASLKNLARAAESLGYQARPVRASLNRLIEQKNPWIAHWQGDHYVVVYRVQGDRILIADPARGKKVISREDFLTSWSGYALLLDPTERLKELPQEKPSLGRFIKLLLPYRSLGIQVILASFLIQLFGLVSPMFTQIILDKVVVNKSFTTLNVFAIGLLIFGVWSILLTAIRQYLLSYLSNRLDLTMIGGFIRHTLMLPLKFFASRHVGDILTRVNENQKIQRFLLNQVVLAWLDFLMGFVYLGLMFYYNVQLTLLILALIPPIVLLTLASTPLLRQVSRDVFNKSAAQNSSLVETITGIDTIKATASERELRWRWEDHLTSYLNVRFRSQKLGINLQAANSAINSIGSTALLWYGATLVIQDQLTIGQFVAFNMLIGKVLSPVLSLANLWDELQEVLISVERLNDIFEADPEETPEKAMLVLPRIKGEVRLENVTFRYDSDEERNTLQNIAFTAKPGQTIAIVGRSGSGKSTLVKLLQGLYLPDRGNIWIDDHDLRHISPPSLRSQLGVVPQECFLFSGTILENITLYRPEFSLEQAVTAAKLAEAHTFIQAMPLGYNTKVGERGTNLSGGQRQRIAIARALLGEPRILILDEATSSLDTESERRFQDNLARLSRDRTTFIIAHRLSTVRNADLILVLDRGVLAEQGNHQQLMANQGIYYHLAQQQLEL
- a CDS encoding HetP family heterocyst commitment protein, with translation MNRRFSNESGKTDKVMKEEQFEEIVAAILNGKYSWACVLILKFAGYNPLHYIPYRTYNRLIKDNCLNKPSSQEKNQKTLNKSSDDNGDEFHRISYHQKIRDLSYLESVDKKAVKVAGGFRYFWW
- a CDS encoding GGDEF domain-containing protein, coding for MRGQTISKYAAQIEDLIVIVQKLSLARNLETVMNIVKQSARQLTQSDGATFILRDGENCHYVDEDAIAPLWKGRRFPLRICIGGWTMNNRQSAIIYDIAQDSRIPYEAYEPTFVKSLLTAPIRQIDPIGAIGIYWSDYHQPSSEEIKLLQALADSTAIAMENVQLYSELEERVKQRTTQLQVMNEHLREEIIERHKAEEEVRQLSLTDELTQLSNRRGFNFLAQRELDNAHRRSYYSTLFFIDLDGLKPTNDTYGHELGDQMIKDAAHILKQTFRETDIIARLGGDEFAILTAAEEDDHSQEIGDRLLDNITNFNSRSQQHYQVSFSIGQVTYNPNSDESLDSLLVRGDQAMYLHKKNKKRIEREDTK